A segment of the Thiohalospira halophila DSM 15071 genome:
GGGCGAGCCCACCCGCGATGGCCGCCAGTGTCCCCACCAGAAGCAGCGGTAGCAGGAGCTGGGTCGCCAGGGACCGGGCCGGGTTGATGGAGAGGGCGTTCATCAGTGGAAGTTCGCCGCCTCGATGATCCGGGGCGTCACCAGGCGTTCGGGAGCCACGGTCTCGAGATGGCTGCTGCCGGAGCGGGCGAGGATGTCCCGGGCCAGTGCCACGGCCTGCCGGGCGCGGCCGTCCGCCATGACCGCCTGCTCGTTGCCCCCGAGGAGGTGAATCCCGTCCAGCGTGGAGGCCAGTTCGGCCTCGCTCAGACCCTGCACACGGGCCATGTAGGGATAGGTGCCCGCCGGGTCGGCGCGGATCTCCTCAACGGCCCGGTGGAAGGCCTCGGCGATGGCGACCAGGTCTCGCCGCCGGCTCTCCAGGAGTTCGGCATCGGTCATGAGGAAGTCGATGACGCCCCCGGGGGTGGTGCTGGTATCGAAGATCCGGTGGAAGCCCTTCAGCTCCTCGACCCGGCTCGCCGTGGGCGGATAGCTCACCGCCGCATCGATGCGACCGTCCACGAGTGCGGCGGGGGTATCGGTCTGGGCCACCCCCTTCAGGATGACGTCATCCAGGTCCAGTCCGGCCTCCTTCAGGGCGAGGGCCAGGACCATCCGGTCCAGGGACTGGGGTTCCACCCCGACGCGCTGGCCCTCCAGATCGGCCACGGCCTCGATATCGGTCCGGGCATAGATCCGATCGCCCCCCTCGGACCAGTCAGCGGCGTAGAAGGCGCGCGGCTCGCGCTGGTCGTTGTGCGCCGCCAGGACCAGCTCCGCGGCGGTGCCGCCGAAGATGTCCACCTGCCCGCGTTCGAAGGCGCGGCGGGTATGGGCCAGGGAGGTGACATCCACCAGCTCCACCTCGATGCCGGCCTCGGCGAAGTAGCCGCGCTCTTGAGCCAGGTGGAGGACACCGTGGTAGCCGGGCCAGGGATTGAGGGCAATGCGCAGCGGATCCGGCCCCTCCGGACCGCAGCCGGCGAGCAGGATAAGCAGGGCCGCAAGGAGGGACCGCAGGGGGCGTTCCATGGTCATGGCCGCATCGTACAGGAGCCCCGGAGGGGCGACCAGCGCACCTCACTTAGAGAAGCGAAGCCTCTCGGCCGATGAGGAATGAGAATCGTTGTTTTTGACAATTTCGCAAAGGTTCCCTTGCCCTCTGTCCGTGGAATCCCACTACCAAGTTGTTTAGTCTCTGCGCAGATAGGGGAGAGCGTGGGGATTGCATCGCCGAGTCTTACCGCTCGTTGTGCACGCATGCAAGGGGTACCGAAATGGGGAACTTCCACCGCAGGCTCGTCGGCAGCCTCGTCACCACCGCCGTGGCCGGTACCGCCGCCGCCCAGGGCACGGCGGAACTGGAGGGGGTGACGGTCACCGCCAAGGGCTACGAGGCGCCGGCGGCGGAGACGCCGCGCTCGGTGACCGTGCTCGACGCCGAGACCATCCAGCGCCGGGAGGCGCGCTCGGTGGGCGATCTCCTGCGCGGTGAGCCCGGCCTGGCCACGGCCGTGGATGGCTCCGTGGGCGTGGACCCGGTGATCCGCGGCCTCAAGCGCGACCAGATCCTGGTCCTGGTGGACGGGGTTCGCGTCAACGCCATGCAGCCGCCGGCGCGCGGGTCCCTGGCCAGCTACGTCAACGTCGACCTCATCGAGCGCATCGAGGTGGTCCGCGGCCCCGGCTCGGTCCTCTACGGCGCCGGCGCCATGGGCGGGGTCATCAACATCATCACCAAGGGCGGCGACTTCCGCGACGAGCCGGGCACCAGCGGCTGGACCCGCCTGGGCGTGAGCTCCGTGGACAGCGGCACCCGGGGCGCCTTCGGCCTCACCGCCGCCGACGAGAAGACGGCGCTCTCCCTCTCCGCGGCCCACCTGAACGTCGACGACTACGAGACCGGGCACGGTGAGGCGCTCAAGGATTCCGGCACCAGCCAGGCGAGCTTTCACCTCCAGGCCCGGCGCAAGCTCGGCGACGACCACGTGATCAGCGCCCGGCTCCAGCGGGACCGGCGGGAGGAGGTCTGGTACCTGGCATCGCGGGATGATGTCGAGAAGGCCGGGCGGCGAGA
Coding sequences within it:
- a CDS encoding ABC transporter substrate-binding protein; this translates as MTMERPLRSLLAALLILLAGCGPEGPDPLRIALNPWPGYHGVLHLAQERGYFAEAGIEVELVDVTSLAHTRRAFERGQVDIFGGTAAELVLAAHNDQREPRAFYAADWSEGGDRIYARTDIEAVADLEGQRVGVEPQSLDRMVLALALKEAGLDLDDVILKGVAQTDTPAALVDGRIDAAVSYPPTASRVEELKGFHRIFDTSTTPGGVIDFLMTDAELLESRRRDLVAIAEAFHRAVEEIRADPAGTYPYMARVQGLSEAELASTLDGIHLLGGNEQAVMADGRARQAVALARDILARSGSSHLETVAPERLVTPRIIEAANFH